In Marmota flaviventris isolate mMarFla1 chromosome 15, mMarFla1.hap1, whole genome shotgun sequence, a single window of DNA contains:
- the LOC139702070 gene encoding uncharacterized protein codes for MEAVAASTPSPLKDTRSLSSAHSPPSPPASSGAHGAPRALHVSSQPLAGLCVSMGPWTLGLCLCHCSPQVACCPPGGPRLEAPCLQEATAAPTTPHLSISSGRRMKTLSFILPKRPAPGVVHVSRALEKDPAAGLDAGKTTTGPNTTAALASHVCLVIDVALVGWLIGVDLNRSVVDFAGRGAVDFLRGSRDPCPSPAACQAPASAGLLGKAAVAAAGHQVRGHCFKGQAEAHPSQFGPHSNLARTQILSAPVFCSCL; via the exons ATGGAGGCTGTGGCAGCCTCGACTCCCTCTCCACTGAAGGACACCCGGTCACTCTCTTCTGCTCACTCCCCGCCTTCTCCACCTGCGAGCTCTGGAGCCCATGGAGCCCCGAGGGCCCTGCATGTGTCTTCTCAGCCCCTGGCAGGGCTCTGCGTCTCCATGGGGCCATGGACCCTGGGCCTCTGCCTGTGTCACTGTAGCCCTCAGGTGGCCTGCTGTCCTCCCGGGGGTCCCCGGCTGGAAGCTCCCTGTCTCCAGGAAGCCACGGCGGCTCCCACGACCCCTCACCTCTCCATCAGCTCAGGACGACGGATGAAGACGCTGAGCTTCATTCTGCCTAAACGTCCAGCACCTGGCGTGGTCCACGTGAGCCGTGCATTAGAGAAGGATCCAGCAGCAGGGCTGGACGCAGGCAAGACCACCACTGGGCCCAACACGACGGCGGCACTTGCGTCTCACGTGTGTCTGGTCATCGACGTGGCCTTGGTTGGCTGGTTGATTG GCGTTGACTTAAATCGCTCAGTTGTGGACTTTGCTGGCCGCGGGGCTGTGGACTTCCTGAGAGGAAGTAGAGACCCATGTCCTTCACCGGCAGCCTGCCAAGCACCGGCCAGTGCAGGCCTGCTTGGGAAGGCCGCCGTTGCAGCTGCTGGCCATCAAGTCAGAGGCCACTGTTTTAAGGGACAAGCTGAGGCACACCCTTCTCAATTCGGGCCTCATAGCAATCTTGCAAG GACCCAGATTCTATCTGCTCCCGTCTTCTGCAGCTGCCTGTGA